Proteins encoded together in one Impatiens glandulifera chromosome 1, dImpGla2.1, whole genome shotgun sequence window:
- the LOC124920880 gene encoding endonuclease III homolog 1, chloroplastic-like isoform X4 — MLNLLQSLPPRSCIFFFLQTPILAPINSIRMPITRLSSSTALSSSSETNINLPDSNPEGTTTSISETRVFVRKKRPRKTEDILSLNEDNNNNNKLPVLPDIEDFAYGKSNQSRVSISSHVQITGINTSSEPPANWEKILQGIRKMRSSEDAPVDTMGCEKAGSLLPPKERRFTVLISALLSSQTKDQVTHGAIQRLLQNGLSNPESVDGADEETIKNLIYPVGFYPKKASNMKKIATICLTKYDGDIPSTLEELLQLPGIGPKMAHLVMNVAWDNVQGICVDTHVHRISNRLGWVSRMVSKQKTSNPEETRIALERWLPKEEWVPINPLLVGFGQTVCTPLRPKCGICCVNDMCPSAFKEAAASSPSSKSKKSGRGKI; from the exons ATGCTTAATCTTCTTCAATCTCTCCCCCCGAGAAGTtgtatcttcttcttcctccaaaCCCCAATTTTAGCGCCAATAAACTCCATTAGAATGCCAATCACAAGGCTTTCTTCTTCAACAGCTCTCTCGTCGTCTTCCGAGACAAACATCAATCTTCCAGACTCAAACCCAGAAgg TACTACTACTTCTATATCTGAAACTCGCGTGTTTGTTCGAAAAAAGCGACCTAGAAAGACTGAAGATATATTATCCCTAAAtgaggataataataataataataag CTCCCCGTCTTGCCTGATATTGAAGACTTTGCATATGGAAAATCCAACCAGTCAA GAGTGTCAATTTCATCTCATGTTCAGATAACAGGTATAAATACATCTTCTGAACCTCCTGCCAATTGGGAGAAGATTCTACAAGGAATTCGTAAAATGAGATCTTCTGAAGATGCACCAGTAGACACAATGGGTTGTGAAAAAGCTGGCAGCTTACTTCCTCCTAAG GAAAGAAGATTTACTGTCTTGATATCTGCACTTCTTTCAAGCCAAACAAAGGATCAAGTAACCCATG GTGCTATTCAACGTCTACTTCAAAATGGTCTTTCAAATCCAGAATCTGTCGATGGAGCCGATGAAGAAACCATCAAGAACTTAATTTATCCG GTTGGATTCTACCCGAAAAAGGCTAGTAATATGAAGAAAATAGCCACAATATGCCTGACAAAGTATGATGGTGACATTCCTAGTACACTAGAAGAACTGCTGCAGCTTCCAGGAATTGGACCCAAAATGGCTCATCTG GTTATGAATGTAGCTTGGGATAATGTTCAGGGGATATGCGTAGATACTCATGTGCATCGTATCTCCAATCGATTAGGTTGGGTCTCACGGATGGTCTCCAAACAG AAAACTTCAAATCCTGAGGAGACTAGAATTGCTTTGGAACGATGGCTTCCAAAGGAAGAGTGGGTTCCAATTAACCCCCTTTTG GTTGGCTTCGGACAGACTGTGTGTACTCCGTTGAGACCTAAATGTGGAATCTGCTGTGTTAACGATATGTGTCCATCTGCGTTTAAAGAGGCAGCAGCCTCAAGCCCCTCTTCCAAATCGAAGAAATCTGGTCGAGGCAAGATCTGA
- the LOC124920880 gene encoding endonuclease III homolog 1, chloroplastic-like isoform X1 translates to MLNLLQSLPPRSCIFFFLQTPILAPINSIRMPITRLSSSTALSSSSETNINLPDSNPEGSTTTTSISETRVFVRKKRPRKTEDILSLNEDNNNNNKLPVLPDIEDFAYGKSNQSRVSISSHVQITGINTSSEPPANWEKILQGIRKMRSSEDAPVDTMGCEKAGSLLPPKERRFTVLISALLSSQTKDQVTHGAIQRLLQNGLSNPESVDGADEETIKNLIYPVGFYPKKASNMKKIATICLTKYDGDIPSTLEELLQLPGIGPKMAHLVMNVAWDNVQGICVDTHVHRISNRLGWVSRMVSKQKTSNPEETRIALERWLPKEEWVPINPLLVGFGQTVCTPLRPKCGICCVNDMCPSAFKEAAASSPSSKSKKSGRGKI, encoded by the exons ATGCTTAATCTTCTTCAATCTCTCCCCCCGAGAAGTtgtatcttcttcttcctccaaaCCCCAATTTTAGCGCCAATAAACTCCATTAGAATGCCAATCACAAGGCTTTCTTCTTCAACAGCTCTCTCGTCGTCTTCCGAGACAAACATCAATCTTCCAGACTCAAACCCAGAAggta GTACTACTACTACTTCTATATCTGAAACTCGCGTGTTTGTTCGAAAAAAGCGACCTAGAAAGACTGAAGATATATTATCCCTAAAtgaggataataataataataataag CTCCCCGTCTTGCCTGATATTGAAGACTTTGCATATGGAAAATCCAACCAGTCAA GAGTGTCAATTTCATCTCATGTTCAGATAACAGGTATAAATACATCTTCTGAACCTCCTGCCAATTGGGAGAAGATTCTACAAGGAATTCGTAAAATGAGATCTTCTGAAGATGCACCAGTAGACACAATGGGTTGTGAAAAAGCTGGCAGCTTACTTCCTCCTAAG GAAAGAAGATTTACTGTCTTGATATCTGCACTTCTTTCAAGCCAAACAAAGGATCAAGTAACCCATG GTGCTATTCAACGTCTACTTCAAAATGGTCTTTCAAATCCAGAATCTGTCGATGGAGCCGATGAAGAAACCATCAAGAACTTAATTTATCCG GTTGGATTCTACCCGAAAAAGGCTAGTAATATGAAGAAAATAGCCACAATATGCCTGACAAAGTATGATGGTGACATTCCTAGTACACTAGAAGAACTGCTGCAGCTTCCAGGAATTGGACCCAAAATGGCTCATCTG GTTATGAATGTAGCTTGGGATAATGTTCAGGGGATATGCGTAGATACTCATGTGCATCGTATCTCCAATCGATTAGGTTGGGTCTCACGGATGGTCTCCAAACAG AAAACTTCAAATCCTGAGGAGACTAGAATTGCTTTGGAACGATGGCTTCCAAAGGAAGAGTGGGTTCCAATTAACCCCCTTTTG GTTGGCTTCGGACAGACTGTGTGTACTCCGTTGAGACCTAAATGTGGAATCTGCTGTGTTAACGATATGTGTCCATCTGCGTTTAAAGAGGCAGCAGCCTCAAGCCCCTCTTCCAAATCGAAGAAATCTGGTCGAGGCAAGATCTGA
- the LOC124920880 gene encoding endonuclease III homolog 1, chloroplastic-like isoform X5 has protein sequence MLNLLQSLPPRSCIFFFLQTPILAPINSIRMPITRLSSSTALSSSSETNINLPDSNPEGTTTSISETRVFVRKKRPRKTEDILSLNEDNNNNKLPVLPDIEDFAYGKSNQSRVSISSHVQITGINTSSEPPANWEKILQGIRKMRSSEDAPVDTMGCEKAGSLLPPKERRFTVLISALLSSQTKDQVTHGAIQRLLQNGLSNPESVDGADEETIKNLIYPVGFYPKKASNMKKIATICLTKYDGDIPSTLEELLQLPGIGPKMAHLVMNVAWDNVQGICVDTHVHRISNRLGWVSRMVSKQKTSNPEETRIALERWLPKEEWVPINPLLVGFGQTVCTPLRPKCGICCVNDMCPSAFKEAAASSPSSKSKKSGRGKI, from the exons ATGCTTAATCTTCTTCAATCTCTCCCCCCGAGAAGTtgtatcttcttcttcctccaaaCCCCAATTTTAGCGCCAATAAACTCCATTAGAATGCCAATCACAAGGCTTTCTTCTTCAACAGCTCTCTCGTCGTCTTCCGAGACAAACATCAATCTTCCAGACTCAAACCCAGAAgg TACTACTACTTCTATATCTGAAACTCGCGTGTTTGTTCGAAAAAAGCGACCTAGAAAGACTGAAGATATATTATCCCTAAAtgaggataataataataata AGCTCCCCGTCTTGCCTGATATTGAAGACTTTGCATATGGAAAATCCAACCAGTCAA GAGTGTCAATTTCATCTCATGTTCAGATAACAGGTATAAATACATCTTCTGAACCTCCTGCCAATTGGGAGAAGATTCTACAAGGAATTCGTAAAATGAGATCTTCTGAAGATGCACCAGTAGACACAATGGGTTGTGAAAAAGCTGGCAGCTTACTTCCTCCTAAG GAAAGAAGATTTACTGTCTTGATATCTGCACTTCTTTCAAGCCAAACAAAGGATCAAGTAACCCATG GTGCTATTCAACGTCTACTTCAAAATGGTCTTTCAAATCCAGAATCTGTCGATGGAGCCGATGAAGAAACCATCAAGAACTTAATTTATCCG GTTGGATTCTACCCGAAAAAGGCTAGTAATATGAAGAAAATAGCCACAATATGCCTGACAAAGTATGATGGTGACATTCCTAGTACACTAGAAGAACTGCTGCAGCTTCCAGGAATTGGACCCAAAATGGCTCATCTG GTTATGAATGTAGCTTGGGATAATGTTCAGGGGATATGCGTAGATACTCATGTGCATCGTATCTCCAATCGATTAGGTTGGGTCTCACGGATGGTCTCCAAACAG AAAACTTCAAATCCTGAGGAGACTAGAATTGCTTTGGAACGATGGCTTCCAAAGGAAGAGTGGGTTCCAATTAACCCCCTTTTG GTTGGCTTCGGACAGACTGTGTGTACTCCGTTGAGACCTAAATGTGGAATCTGCTGTGTTAACGATATGTGTCCATCTGCGTTTAAAGAGGCAGCAGCCTCAAGCCCCTCTTCCAAATCGAAGAAATCTGGTCGAGGCAAGATCTGA
- the LOC124925984 gene encoding transcription initiation factor TFIID subunit 7 yields MDEQFILRVPPSIAERIDRILSENASSSEDKSLDLSFSDDGKSGTFVLGNESFPASLLDLPCVLESYKTYDDSVLIKTADIGQMIMVREESEPAPEDVEFRHGLTPPTRDARRRRFRREPDLNPELVQRVEKDLLNILAGGTAENADTEAAGQEEDGDENVRIASKKTVSIPKAKPGLPDNATSAADPDRSDSDDSDDSI; encoded by the exons ATGGATGAACAATTTATACTGAGAGTTCCACCTTCTATTGCTGAGAGGATAGATCGCATTTTGAGTGAGAATGCTTCATCTTCTGAAGATAAGTCACTGGATCTTTCATTCTCGG ATGATGGAAAAAGTGGCACATTTGTATTAGGCAATGAAAGTTTTCCAGCATCCCTCTTGGATCTTCCTTGCGTTTTGGAGTCCTACAAAACCTATGATGATAGCGTGCTTATCAAAACAGCTGATATTGGTCAG ATGATTATGGTGCGAGAAGAGAGTGAACCTGCTCCGGAAGATGTGGAATTCAGGCATGGCCTCACCCCTCCAACTAGGGACGCTCGAAGGAGAAGGTTTCGTAGGGAGCCAGATCTTAAT CCTGAGCTGGTGCAGAGAGTTGAGAAGGATCTTCTGAATATTTTGGCTGGTGGAACTGCCGAAAATGCTG ATACTGAAGCTGCTGGACAGGAAGAAGATGGCGATGAAAATGTTCGCATTGCAAGTAAGAAGACCGTGTCCATTCCTAAAGCAAAGCCCGGCCTTCCTGATAATGCAACGAGTGCGGCTGATCCAGACAGAAGCGATTCCGACGACTCCGATGACTCGATATAA
- the LOC124925954 gene encoding serine/threonine-protein kinase-like protein ACR4: MGSLPLSSVMAQPLLLLLLLLLLIMVMGKSVLGLGSMSSIAISYGESGPVFCGIKSDGSHLVNCYGSNSAIIYGTPSRFPFIGLTAGNGFVCGILMDSNQPYCWGSSGFVQMGVPQPMVNGSEYLEISAGDQHLCGLRKPLTGRRRNISLVDCWGYNMTANHEFDGPIQSISAGSEFNCGLFSQNRSVFCWGDESDSRIIRLIPKDMRFKSIASGGFRVCGILEGVLSRVFCWGRSLDLDRANDDDSTPIDPMIMVVGGKFHACGIRSYDRVVICWGYRFHTSTPTPQNDTFFQIAAGDYFTCGILADGSLLPVCWGTGFPTSLPPLAVSPGSCTSTPCEPGFYEFNNGTSPCQALGSHICLPCSQGCPAEMYENDECNSASDRICRFNCSSCSSWECFSNCPSSRKMKFWSVQLPVIVAEIVFAVFLVIVVALTSVCYVRYKLRNCKCSGSENQPRIGANTNNSSFPKDSGKIRPDLDELKIRRAQMFTYDELERATGGFKEEAQVGKGSFSCVFKGVLKDGTIVAVKRAMMSPDMKKNSKEFRTELDLLSRLNHAHLLNLLGYCEEGEERLLIYEFMANGSLHQHLHGKNKSLKEQLDWIRRVTIAVQAARGIEYLHGYACPPVIHRDIKSSNILIDEEHNARVSDFGLSLLGPANSSSPLAELPAGTLGYLDPEYYRLHYLTTKSDVYSFGVLLLEILSGRKAIDMKFEEGNIVEWAVPLIKAGELIAILDPVLKPPSDVEALRRIANVACKCVRMRGKERPSMDKVTTALERALAQLMGSPSNEQPILPTEVVLGSSRLHKKSSQRSSNQSTSEADAGESEDQRVEFRAPSWITFPSVASSQRRKSSGSDAEGDAAGKNTNEIRNNNGSNGAGGDGLRSLKEEIGPASPQQDLFLQHNF; this comes from the coding sequence ATGGGTTCGTTACCTCTTTCTTCTGTAATGGCACaacctttattattattattattattactattattgaTCATGGTGATGGGTAAATCAGTTCTTGGTCTTGGTTCTATGTCATCCATTGCCATTTCCTATGGTGAATCTGGTCCTGTATTTTGTGGCATTAAATCAGATGGTTCTCATCTTGTGAACTGTTATGGATCAAATTCAGCTATAATATATGGAACCCCATCTCGTTTCCCCTTCATTGGTCTAACAGCAGGAAATGGGTTTGTTTGTGGTATCTTAATGGATTCAAATCAACCTTATTGTTGGGGAAGTAGTGGTTTTGTTCAAATGGGTGTTCCTCAACCAATGGTTAATGGGTCGGAGTATCTTGAAATAAGTGCCGGTGATCAACATTTATGTGGATTGAGAAAACCCTTGACCGGTAGACGCAGGAACATTTCACTTGTTGATTGTTGGGGTTATAACATGACTGCTAACCATGAATTTGATGGTCCGATCCAATCTATATCTGCCGGTTCGGAGTTTAATTGTGGGTTGTTTTCGCAGAATCGAAGCGTTTTCTGTTGGGGAGATGAGAGTGATAGCCGGATCATTCGTTTGATTCCTAAGGATATGAGGTTTAAGAGTATAGCCTCTGGTGGATTTCGTGTTTGTGGGATTTTAGAAGGGGTTTTGTCGAGAGTGTTCTGTTGGGGACGAAGTTTGGATCTTGATCGAGCAAATGACGATGATTCTACTCCGATTGATCCAATGATTATGGTTGTTGGAGGAAAGTTTCATGCTTGTGGGATTAGAAGCTATGATCGTGTCGTCATTTGTTGGGGATATCGGTTTCATACCAGCACGCCTACTCCTCAAAACGATACTTTTTTTCAGATTGCAGCTGGAGATTACTTCACTTGTGGGATATTAGCCGATGGATCTCTTTTACCCGTTTGTTGGGGGACCGGGTTTCCGACATCTCTTCCTCCGCTTGCGGTTTCGCCTGGTTCTTGTACGTCGACCCCATGCGAACCAGGGTTTTATGAGTTCAACAATGGAACTTCACCATGTCAAGCCCTTGGTTCCCACATTTGCCTTCCTTGTAGCCAAGGATGTCCTGCTGAAATGTACGAGAATGACGAATGTAATTCGGCGTCAGACAGAATCTGTCGATTCAACTGTTCGAGTTGTTCTTCGTGGGAATGCTTTTCGAATTGTCCCAGTTCGAGGAAAATGAAGTTTTGGTCTGTACAATTGCCGGTCATTGTTGCGGAGATTGTGTTTGCTGTCTTCTTGGTGATCGTTGTGGCGTTAACCTCGGTATGTTATGTTCGATATAAGTTGAGGAACTGCAAATGCTCGGGTAGTGAGAACCAACCGAGAATTGGTGCGAATACTAATAACTCGTCGTTCCCAAAAGATAGTGGCAAAATAAGACCGGACCTCGACGAGCTCAAGATCAGGAGGGCTCAGATGTTCACTTACGATGAGCTCGAGAGAGCCACAGGCGGTTTCAAGGAAGAAGCGCAAGTTGGAAAAGGGAGTTTCTCGTGCGTATTCAAAGGGGTATTGAAGGACGGGACTATAGTTGCGGTTAAGAGAGCGATGATGTCGCCCGACATGAAGAAGAACTCGAAAGAGTTTCGAACTGAGCTCGACTTGCTCTCGAGGCTAAACCATGCTCATTTGCTAAATCTACTTGGATATTGTGAAGAAGGGGAAGAGAGGCTTTTAATATATGAGTTCATGGCAAATGGTTCATTACATCAACATCTTCATGGAAAGAACAAGTCATTGAAAGAGCAATTGGATTGGATAAGGCGAGTTACAATCGCGGTTCAAGCTGCCCGAGGAATTGAATATCTCCACGGTTACGCCTGCCCGCCAGTCATCCATCGAGATATCAAATCCTCAAACATACTAATCGACGAAGAGCATAACGCCCGTGTTTCCGATTTTGGTCTCTCTTTGTTAGGCCCCGCGAATAGCAGCTCGCCATTGGCCGAACTTCCCGCGGGAACTCTGGGCTATCTCGACCCCGAATATTACCGACTACACTACCTAACCACGAAATCCGACGTCTATTCATTCGGGGTTCTCCTCTTGGAAATACTAAGTGGTCGGAAAGCCATCGACATGAAGTTTGAGGAAGGTAACATCGTGGAATGGGCGGTCCCGCTAATTAAGGCGGGGGAGTTAATCGCAATTCTCGATCCGGTCCTGAAACCTCCTTCAGATGTGGAGGCGTTGAGGAGAATCGCAAACGTGGCTTGCAAATGCGTGAGGATGAGGGGAAAAGAGAGGCCTTCGATGGATAAAGTGACGACGGCTTTGGAACGAGCATTGGCGCAGTTAATGGGAAGTCCGAGCAACGAACAGCCAATATTACCTACCGAGGTTGTGTTGGGGAGCAGCAGGCTGCACAAGAAATCGTCTCAAAGGTCTTCCAACCAGTCTACTTCTGAGGCCGATGCGGGTGAATCCGAGGACCAAAGGGTCGAGTTTAGGGCACCTTCTTGGATTACTTTCCCGAGTGTGGCTTCTTCGCAGAGAAGGAAGTCATCTGGTTCGGACGCAGAAGGAGATGCGGCAGGTAAGAATACTAATGAAATAAGGAACAATAATGGCAGCAATGGTGCAGGTGGGGATGGTCTGAGGAGTTTGAAAGAAGAGATTGGACCAGCTTCACCTCAACAAGACTTGTTCTTGCAGCATAATTTCTAG
- the LOC124925974 gene encoding uncharacterized protein LOC124925974: MPRNHLDSFQLLFLLSILQFTSTTLAIRLDVSLREKHICSTTVQGRYLISDDNGHVCDAFSVDSQSGCCPGTGEQFSCQGCNFVSQCCNSYEYCVSCCLNPKQTEKELALKVKIAKPISAGTYTSVFDFCIGRCRHNSESVIHENAYFSDFHHCYSLPSNSSEKSNNRQMELTLAGINIIVGRQGESCDSACKAKGQSCVSNKLKILNQCDILQKYMSCKGACLASTGADQPAEVADDAPKRLNPGACLYSKAQSKLSCDGSHPQTKRLCPCA; the protein is encoded by the exons ATGCCGAGAAATCATTTAGATTCCTTCCAATTGCTTTTTCTCCTCTCAATCCTGCAATTCACGTCAACGACATTAGCAATCAG GTTAGATGTGAGTCTTCGAGAGAAACACATATGTAGTACAACTGTTCAAGGAAGATACCTAATATCTGATGATAATG GTCATGTATGTGATGCATTTTCAGTGGATTCACAATCTGGTTGTTGCCCTGGTACAGGAGAACAGTTTTCTTGTCA GGGATGCAATTTTGTCTCACAGTGTTGCAACTCATATGaatattgtgtttcatgttGCCTAAATCCAAAACAG ACAGAAAAGGAACTAGCTTTGAAAGTGAAGATAGCTAAGCCAATAAGTGCAG GAACATATACAAGTGTTTTTGATTTTTGTATTGGCAGATGTCGTCATAATTCTGAGAGTGTG ATTCACGAAAATGCTTACTTCAGTGACTTCCATCATTGTTATTCTCTTCCGTCAAACTCTTCAG AAAAGTCTAATAATAGACAGATGGAACTTACACTAGCTGGAATTAACATCATAGTTGGAAG GCAAGGGGAGTCGTGTGATTCTGCATGCAAGGCAAAGGGGCAATCATGTGTATCCAACAAACTAAAGATACTTAACCAATGTGACAT ATTGCAGAAGTATATGAGTTGTAAAGGAGCTTGCCTTGCAAGTACTGGAGCAGATCAACCTGCGGAAGTTGCAGATGATGCACCTAAACGCCTG AATCCAGGAGCATGTTTATACTCAAAAGCACAATCAAAGCTTTCTTGTGATGGTTCGCATCCTCAAACAAAGAGGCTTTGCCCCTGCGCATAG
- the LOC124920880 gene encoding endonuclease III homolog 1, chloroplastic-like isoform X3 gives MLNLLQSLPPRSCIFFFLQTPILAPINSIRMPITRLSSSTALSSSSETNINLPDSNPEGTTTTSISETRVFVRKKRPRKTEDILSLNEDNNNNNKLPVLPDIEDFAYGKSNQSRVSISSHVQITGINTSSEPPANWEKILQGIRKMRSSEDAPVDTMGCEKAGSLLPPKERRFTVLISALLSSQTKDQVTHGAIQRLLQNGLSNPESVDGADEETIKNLIYPVGFYPKKASNMKKIATICLTKYDGDIPSTLEELLQLPGIGPKMAHLVMNVAWDNVQGICVDTHVHRISNRLGWVSRMVSKQKTSNPEETRIALERWLPKEEWVPINPLLVGFGQTVCTPLRPKCGICCVNDMCPSAFKEAAASSPSSKSKKSGRGKI, from the exons ATGCTTAATCTTCTTCAATCTCTCCCCCCGAGAAGTtgtatcttcttcttcctccaaaCCCCAATTTTAGCGCCAATAAACTCCATTAGAATGCCAATCACAAGGCTTTCTTCTTCAACAGCTCTCTCGTCGTCTTCCGAGACAAACATCAATCTTCCAGACTCAAACCCAGAAg GTACTACTACTACTTCTATATCTGAAACTCGCGTGTTTGTTCGAAAAAAGCGACCTAGAAAGACTGAAGATATATTATCCCTAAAtgaggataataataataataataag CTCCCCGTCTTGCCTGATATTGAAGACTTTGCATATGGAAAATCCAACCAGTCAA GAGTGTCAATTTCATCTCATGTTCAGATAACAGGTATAAATACATCTTCTGAACCTCCTGCCAATTGGGAGAAGATTCTACAAGGAATTCGTAAAATGAGATCTTCTGAAGATGCACCAGTAGACACAATGGGTTGTGAAAAAGCTGGCAGCTTACTTCCTCCTAAG GAAAGAAGATTTACTGTCTTGATATCTGCACTTCTTTCAAGCCAAACAAAGGATCAAGTAACCCATG GTGCTATTCAACGTCTACTTCAAAATGGTCTTTCAAATCCAGAATCTGTCGATGGAGCCGATGAAGAAACCATCAAGAACTTAATTTATCCG GTTGGATTCTACCCGAAAAAGGCTAGTAATATGAAGAAAATAGCCACAATATGCCTGACAAAGTATGATGGTGACATTCCTAGTACACTAGAAGAACTGCTGCAGCTTCCAGGAATTGGACCCAAAATGGCTCATCTG GTTATGAATGTAGCTTGGGATAATGTTCAGGGGATATGCGTAGATACTCATGTGCATCGTATCTCCAATCGATTAGGTTGGGTCTCACGGATGGTCTCCAAACAG AAAACTTCAAATCCTGAGGAGACTAGAATTGCTTTGGAACGATGGCTTCCAAAGGAAGAGTGGGTTCCAATTAACCCCCTTTTG GTTGGCTTCGGACAGACTGTGTGTACTCCGTTGAGACCTAAATGTGGAATCTGCTGTGTTAACGATATGTGTCCATCTGCGTTTAAAGAGGCAGCAGCCTCAAGCCCCTCTTCCAAATCGAAGAAATCTGGTCGAGGCAAGATCTGA
- the LOC124920880 gene encoding endonuclease III homolog 1, chloroplastic-like isoform X2 gives MLNLLQSLPPRSCIFFFLQTPILAPINSIRMPITRLSSSTALSSSSETNINLPDSNPEGSTTTTSISETRVFVRKKRPRKTEDILSLNEDNNNNKLPVLPDIEDFAYGKSNQSRVSISSHVQITGINTSSEPPANWEKILQGIRKMRSSEDAPVDTMGCEKAGSLLPPKERRFTVLISALLSSQTKDQVTHGAIQRLLQNGLSNPESVDGADEETIKNLIYPVGFYPKKASNMKKIATICLTKYDGDIPSTLEELLQLPGIGPKMAHLVMNVAWDNVQGICVDTHVHRISNRLGWVSRMVSKQKTSNPEETRIALERWLPKEEWVPINPLLVGFGQTVCTPLRPKCGICCVNDMCPSAFKEAAASSPSSKSKKSGRGKI, from the exons ATGCTTAATCTTCTTCAATCTCTCCCCCCGAGAAGTtgtatcttcttcttcctccaaaCCCCAATTTTAGCGCCAATAAACTCCATTAGAATGCCAATCACAAGGCTTTCTTCTTCAACAGCTCTCTCGTCGTCTTCCGAGACAAACATCAATCTTCCAGACTCAAACCCAGAAggta GTACTACTACTACTTCTATATCTGAAACTCGCGTGTTTGTTCGAAAAAAGCGACCTAGAAAGACTGAAGATATATTATCCCTAAAtgaggataataataataata AGCTCCCCGTCTTGCCTGATATTGAAGACTTTGCATATGGAAAATCCAACCAGTCAA GAGTGTCAATTTCATCTCATGTTCAGATAACAGGTATAAATACATCTTCTGAACCTCCTGCCAATTGGGAGAAGATTCTACAAGGAATTCGTAAAATGAGATCTTCTGAAGATGCACCAGTAGACACAATGGGTTGTGAAAAAGCTGGCAGCTTACTTCCTCCTAAG GAAAGAAGATTTACTGTCTTGATATCTGCACTTCTTTCAAGCCAAACAAAGGATCAAGTAACCCATG GTGCTATTCAACGTCTACTTCAAAATGGTCTTTCAAATCCAGAATCTGTCGATGGAGCCGATGAAGAAACCATCAAGAACTTAATTTATCCG GTTGGATTCTACCCGAAAAAGGCTAGTAATATGAAGAAAATAGCCACAATATGCCTGACAAAGTATGATGGTGACATTCCTAGTACACTAGAAGAACTGCTGCAGCTTCCAGGAATTGGACCCAAAATGGCTCATCTG GTTATGAATGTAGCTTGGGATAATGTTCAGGGGATATGCGTAGATACTCATGTGCATCGTATCTCCAATCGATTAGGTTGGGTCTCACGGATGGTCTCCAAACAG AAAACTTCAAATCCTGAGGAGACTAGAATTGCTTTGGAACGATGGCTTCCAAAGGAAGAGTGGGTTCCAATTAACCCCCTTTTG GTTGGCTTCGGACAGACTGTGTGTACTCCGTTGAGACCTAAATGTGGAATCTGCTGTGTTAACGATATGTGTCCATCTGCGTTTAAAGAGGCAGCAGCCTCAAGCCCCTCTTCCAAATCGAAGAAATCTGGTCGAGGCAAGATCTGA